Proteins encoded together in one Chelonoidis abingdonii isolate Lonesome George chromosome 1, CheloAbing_2.0, whole genome shotgun sequence window:
- the LOC116822472 gene encoding olfactory receptor 52R1-like, with protein MSDSNTTDFTNTSTFILLGVPGLEAAHVWISIPFCTMCAIAILGNFTILFIVKIEPSLHVPMYYFLCMLAVTDLVLATSILPKTLSIFWFNSREISFSACLIQMYIIHCFLAMESGIFVAMALDRYVAICDPLRHSTILINPVVGKIGLVVVLRGFMLMLPFPFLAKRWPYCRTNIIPNTYCEHIAVAKLACADIRVSNYYGLFVIISVTGLDVLFITVSYTQILRAIFSLPTKDAWLKALGTCSSHLCVILAFYIPGLFSLLTQQFGHNGPHHFHVLMANMYLLVPPMLNPIIYGVRTRQIWDRLLRLFTHKGT; from the coding sequence ATGTCAGATTCCAACACAACCGACTTCACCAACACctccaccttcatcctgctgggTGTTCCTGGCCTGGAGGCGGCCCATGTCTGGATCTCCATTCCCTTTTGCACCATGTGCGCTATAGCCATCTTGgggaacttcaccatcctgttcatTGTGAAGATAGAGCCGAGCCTCCATGTAcccatgtactatttcctctgcatgctggccGTCACAGACCTGGTCCTGGCCACATCCATCCTGCCCAAAACTCTGAGCAtcttctggttcaattccagAGAGATCAGTTTCAGTGCCTGTCTCATCCAGATGTACATCATTCACTGCTTCTTAGCGATGGAGTCTGGGATCTTTGTGGCCATGGCTTTGGATCGCTACGTTGCCATCTGTGATCCCCTGAGGCATTCCACTATCCTCATAAACCCTGTGGTGGGCAAGATTGGCCTGGTTGTGGTGCTGCGTGGCTTCATGCTAATGCTGCCCTTTCCCTTTCTGGCGAAGCGGtggccatattgcagaaccaaTATCATTCCTAACACATACTGTGAGCACATTGCTGTGGCGAAGCTGGCCTGCGCCGACATTCGTGTCAGTAATTACTATGGCCTCTTTGTGATAATCTCTGTGACTGGTCTGGATGTGCTTTTTATCACTGTGTCCTATACGCAGATCCTCAGGGCCATCTTCAGCCTCCCCACAAAGGACGCATGGCTCAAGGCTTTGgggacctgcagctcccatctcTGTGTCATTTTAGCCTTTTATATCCCAGGTCTCTTCTCCTTACTCACTCAGCAGTTTGGCCACAATGGGCCCCATCATTTCCATGTTCTCATGGCCAACATGTACCTCCTGGTGCCCCCCATgctaaaccccatcatctacgGGGTGAGGACCAGACAGATCTGGGACAGGCTGCTCCGGCTCTTTACTCATAAAGGGACCTAA